The Pyrococcus kukulkanii genome contains a region encoding:
- the gcvPA gene encoding aminomethyl-transferring glycine dehydrogenase subunit GcvPA has product MVKHYIPNSAHKEEMLKEIGFSSIEELFADVPKGFIKDFNLPEGKSEYEVFLEMNEILGKNKTVLEMPSFLGAGTYFHYIPAHVKYLIERSEFLTSYTPYQAEISQGMLQALFEYQSLIAELVGLPVVNASMYDWGSAMAEAALMTVRLHRGKRKKFIVPKHTHPERMQVLKTYAKGPGVEVVTVNWNERGQLDLEDLKEKVKDAAGVYIEMPNFFGLLEEEIQAVGEIAHDAGAYFVVGVDPTILGIVEAPGELGADIVVGEASYFGNPMSFGGPRAGIFAVKNDPKLIRQMPGRLIGMTKDAEGKRAFVMTLQTREQHIRRAKATSNICSNEALVAVAAAIHIATLGPRGIRELGEIILKNTAYLKKRLKEVAELPFDGVNFKDVLVRFEKPYKEIHEHLLSKNIHGGYYVKPHFPELGEATLFAATETTRKEWVDALIEALKEVV; this is encoded by the coding sequence ATGGTAAAGCACTACATCCCCAATTCTGCCCATAAAGAGGAGATGCTCAAGGAAATTGGCTTTTCATCCATAGAAGAACTTTTTGCAGACGTCCCTAAAGGCTTCATAAAGGATTTCAATCTCCCAGAGGGCAAGAGTGAGTACGAAGTGTTCTTAGAGATGAACGAAATCCTGGGGAAGAACAAAACCGTCCTTGAGATGCCTTCCTTCTTAGGAGCTGGGACTTACTTCCACTACATTCCGGCTCATGTGAAATACCTAATTGAGAGAAGCGAGTTCCTAACCTCTTACACCCCCTATCAGGCAGAGATAAGCCAAGGAATGCTTCAAGCCCTGTTTGAGTATCAAAGCCTAATAGCCGAGCTCGTTGGGCTTCCAGTAGTTAATGCTTCAATGTACGATTGGGGAAGTGCAATGGCTGAAGCTGCTTTAATGACGGTAAGACTCCATAGGGGCAAGAGGAAGAAGTTCATCGTTCCAAAGCACACCCACCCGGAGAGGATGCAAGTCCTAAAAACATACGCCAAGGGCCCAGGGGTTGAAGTTGTAACGGTTAACTGGAACGAGAGGGGACAACTTGACTTGGAGGACTTAAAGGAGAAGGTTAAGGATGCTGCAGGTGTTTACATTGAGATGCCGAACTTCTTTGGTCTCCTTGAGGAGGAGATACAAGCCGTTGGGGAGATAGCTCACGATGCAGGGGCTTACTTTGTGGTTGGTGTCGATCCAACTATTCTCGGAATAGTCGAGGCCCCAGGAGAGCTTGGGGCAGACATAGTTGTTGGTGAGGCATCTTACTTCGGAAATCCAATGAGCTTTGGTGGACCTAGGGCGGGAATATTCGCGGTCAAGAATGATCCTAAGTTAATCAGACAGATGCCCGGCAGGCTAATAGGAATGACCAAGGATGCCGAAGGAAAGAGGGCATTCGTCATGACCTTACAAACGAGAGAACAGCACATAAGGAGGGCTAAAGCTACATCGAACATCTGCTCCAATGAAGCGTTGGTTGCCGTTGCAGCTGCGATCCACATAGCCACCCTTGGGCCGAGAGGGATTAGGGAGCTTGGTGAGATCATACTGAAGAACACTGCCTACCTGAAGAAGAGGCTTAAGGAAGTTGCTGAGTTGCCTTTCGACGGTGTGAACTTCAAGGATGTTCTGGTTCGCTTCGAGAAGCCCTACAAAGAGATCCACGAGCACCTCTTGAGCAAGAACATCCACGGGGGCTACTATGTGAAACCTCACTTCCCGGAGCTTGGGGAAGCGACCCTCTTCGCGGCCACTGAAACGACGAGGAAAGAATGGGTAGATGCTTTAATCGAGGCTCTCAAGGAGGTGGTTTGA
- the gcvPB gene encoding aminomethyl-transferring glycine dehydrogenase subunit GcvPB: MFRQAKWDEPLIFELSHPGRVGYTLPKPIEEVEVEIPEKLKRKSPLNLPEVSEPEVVKHYTRLSEMNYGVDSGIYPLGSCTMKYNPKINEELATHPKVSFIHPYQDERTVQGALKIMWELEQWLKEITGMDRFTLQPAAGANGEFTGVMIIKAYHLDRGETQRTEMLVPDSAHGTNPASAAMAGFKVIEIPSNENGTVDLEALENAVSERTAGLMLTNPNTLGIFEDEILEIAKIVHKAGGLLYYDGANLNAVLGKIRPGDMGFDIVHLNLHKTFSTPHGGGGPGAGPVGVKDFLKDYLPVPLVSYDEEKDMYYLDYNVPKSIGKVKELFGNFAVLVRALTYLKIMGRDGLKEVSEVAVLNANYLTQKLKGTRGYELPHKELRKHEVVFSAEPMRKETGVKALDVAKRLLDFGMHAPTIYFPLIVHEALMIEPTETATKEELDAYVEALKRISEEAYTNPEIVKSAPHNTAVRRVDDVLAAKKPIITWRMYRELKEKGEVDY; this comes from the coding sequence ATGTTCCGCCAAGCAAAGTGGGATGAGCCCCTCATCTTCGAGCTCTCCCATCCTGGGAGAGTTGGCTACACTCTGCCAAAGCCAATTGAAGAGGTTGAAGTTGAAATTCCCGAGAAACTCAAGAGGAAGAGCCCTCTAAACCTCCCCGAGGTCAGCGAGCCTGAGGTCGTTAAGCACTATACAAGGTTGAGTGAGATGAATTACGGCGTTGACTCTGGCATCTATCCTCTTGGGTCATGTACCATGAAGTACAATCCAAAGATAAATGAGGAGCTAGCTACTCACCCGAAGGTCAGCTTCATTCACCCATATCAGGATGAGAGGACCGTCCAAGGAGCCCTTAAGATAATGTGGGAGCTCGAGCAGTGGCTTAAGGAAATAACTGGAATGGACCGTTTCACCCTCCAGCCAGCTGCGGGTGCAAATGGGGAGTTTACTGGTGTCATGATTATCAAGGCCTACCATTTAGACAGGGGAGAGACCCAGAGGACTGAAATGCTCGTTCCAGATTCAGCCCATGGAACTAATCCCGCTTCAGCTGCGATGGCCGGATTTAAGGTCATTGAGATTCCCTCCAATGAAAACGGAACCGTTGATCTTGAGGCGTTAGAGAATGCCGTCAGCGAGAGAACCGCGGGTTTAATGCTCACGAACCCTAACACCTTGGGAATATTTGAAGACGAAATATTGGAGATTGCGAAGATAGTTCACAAGGCTGGGGGGCTGCTTTATTACGATGGAGCAAACTTGAACGCAGTCCTTGGTAAGATAAGGCCCGGTGATATGGGCTTTGATATAGTCCACTTGAACCTCCACAAGACGTTTTCAACGCCTCACGGCGGTGGCGGTCCTGGAGCAGGGCCAGTTGGAGTTAAGGATTTCCTGAAGGACTACCTGCCAGTTCCTCTAGTTAGCTATGACGAGGAGAAGGACATGTATTACCTCGACTACAACGTTCCAAAGAGCATAGGAAAAGTAAAGGAGCTGTTCGGGAACTTTGCAGTGTTGGTTAGGGCTTTAACGTACCTCAAGATAATGGGCAGGGATGGGCTTAAGGAGGTAAGTGAAGTTGCCGTGCTTAACGCGAACTACCTCACCCAGAAGCTTAAGGGCACTAGAGGTTATGAGCTGCCTCACAAGGAGCTGAGGAAGCACGAAGTTGTATTCTCGGCCGAGCCTATGAGGAAAGAGACGGGAGTTAAAGCCTTGGACGTAGCTAAGAGGTTGCTGGACTTTGGAATGCACGCTCCGACGATATACTTCCCGCTTATAGTGCATGAAGCATTAATGATAGAGCCTACGGAGACCGCAACCAAGGAAGAGCTCGATGCGTACGTTGAGGCGCTTAAGAGGATAAGTGAAGAAGCTTACACCAATCCAGAAATAGTGAAGTCAGCTCCACACAACACCGCTGTAAGAAGGGTCGACGATGTCCTGGCTGCAAAGAAGCCGATAATTACGTGGAGGATGTACAGGGAGCTGAAGGAGAAGGGGGAAGTTGACTACTGA
- a CDS encoding HAD family hydrolase translates to MIVAFDFDGTLVDSYSCIEEAFYRALKRVYPRLPGKKRIAKLLTKVEEQFERPKFGKSARRIKAPNIFRGKFARAWFEERAKLTKPLDGAREVLQELKKRGHIVISFSAEDFIPGIKEYRLKQSGLYELFDDVIIFGHKYSLCEAFFMVREKYGDELFVWVDDKPWRFIGRGDEKTEYVWMYFPYTARFVSDDILALIPHLHVIHDLWSLLDVVERLERELKLR, encoded by the coding sequence ATGATAGTAGCCTTCGACTTTGACGGAACACTAGTTGACAGCTACTCTTGCATTGAGGAGGCATTTTATAGAGCTCTAAAAAGGGTCTATCCTAGGCTCCCAGGGAAGAAAAGAATAGCTAAGTTGCTCACAAAAGTAGAGGAACAGTTTGAAAGGCCTAAATTCGGAAAGAGTGCTCGAAGGATTAAGGCCCCGAACATCTTTAGGGGAAAGTTTGCTAGGGCGTGGTTTGAGGAGAGGGCTAAGCTTACCAAGCCCTTAGACGGGGCAAGGGAAGTTCTTCAAGAGTTAAAAAAGAGGGGCCATATAGTTATCTCTTTTTCAGCTGAAGATTTTATCCCAGGAATAAAAGAATACAGGCTTAAGCAGAGTGGCCTTTACGAGCTCTTTGACGATGTTATAATTTTTGGCCACAAGTACAGTTTGTGCGAAGCCTTTTTTATGGTTAGGGAGAAGTACGGAGATGAGTTATTCGTATGGGTTGATGACAAGCCTTGGCGCTTTATAGGAAGGGGAGACGAAAAGACTGAGTACGTTTGGATGTACTTTCCCTATACCGCAAGGTTCGTAAGTGACGATATTTTGGCATTAATTCCTCACCTTCACGTTATTCACGACTTGTGGAGTCTTCTTGATGTAGTAGAAAGGCTTGAAAGGGAATTGAAACTTCGATAA
- the dcd gene encoding dCTP deaminase codes for MLLPDWKIRKEILIDPFSEESLQPAGYDLRVGREAYVRGKLIDVEREGKVIIPPKEYALVLTLERIKLPDNVMGDMKIRSSLAREGILGSFAWVDPGWDGNLTLMLYNASNEPVELNYGERFVQIAFIRLEEPARNPYRGNYQGSRRIVFSKRRLSK; via the coding sequence ATGCTCCTCCCAGACTGGAAAATAAGGAAAGAAATACTTATCGACCCCTTCTCAGAGGAATCTCTTCAGCCAGCCGGCTATGACCTCAGAGTTGGTAGAGAAGCCTATGTTCGTGGGAAATTAATCGACGTAGAAAGAGAAGGGAAGGTAATAATCCCACCAAAGGAATACGCCTTAGTTCTCACATTGGAAAGGATAAAGCTCCCAGATAATGTAATGGGAGATATGAAGATCAGAAGTAGCTTGGCCAGAGAAGGCATTCTCGGTTCCTTTGCTTGGGTAGATCCCGGGTGGGACGGTAACTTAACGCTAATGCTCTATAACGCTTCAAATGAACCAGTAGAACTTAACTATGGTGAGAGATTTGTCCAAATAGCTTTCATAAGACTAGAGGAACCAGCTAGGAATCCATACAGGGGGAACTATCAGGGAAGCAGAAGAATAGTTTTCTCAAAGAGAAGGCTTTCCAAGTAG
- a CDS encoding 50S ribosomal protein L1 produces the protein MPFDRQKIVEAVKEAKARAKPRNFTQSVEVAVNLKDIDLKRPENRFKLEVVLPHGRGKDVKIAVIADGAVAEAARRLGLDVISSAELEEIAQSPRQARKLAKKYDFFIAEAPLMPKIGRYLGKYLGPRNKMPVVVPPTMTNLEPIVNKLKKTVRIQLKNNPVVHALVGSEKMSDEELAENIEAVLNAIIGKLERGENQIKSVYVKTTMGPAVRIEG, from the coding sequence ATGCCCTTTGACAGGCAGAAAATCGTGGAAGCGGTGAAGGAGGCTAAAGCCCGGGCCAAGCCGCGTAACTTCACACAGAGTGTCGAGGTGGCAGTGAACCTCAAGGATATTGACCTAAAACGTCCCGAGAATAGGTTTAAGCTTGAGGTAGTCCTTCCCCATGGGAGAGGGAAGGATGTAAAGATCGCGGTCATCGCTGACGGTGCAGTTGCTGAAGCGGCGAGGAGGCTCGGGCTTGATGTTATTAGTAGTGCCGAGTTAGAGGAGATAGCCCAAAGCCCGAGGCAGGCGAGAAAGTTAGCTAAGAAGTACGACTTCTTCATAGCTGAGGCACCTTTAATGCCCAAGATTGGTAGGTACCTTGGTAAGTACCTCGGTCCCAGGAACAAGATGCCTGTAGTAGTCCCACCAACTATGACTAACTTAGAGCCGATAGTCAACAAGCTAAAGAAGACCGTCAGGATCCAGCTCAAGAACAATCCAGTGGTTCATGCTCTCGTCGGCAGTGAGAAGATGAGTGATGAAGAATTGGCAGAGAACATTGAAGCAGTGCTCAACGCGATAATTGGAAAGCTTGAGAGGGGAGAGAATCAGATAAAGTCAGTGTACGTTAAGACAACGATGGGCCCAGCTGTGAGGATTGAGGGGTGA
- a CDS encoding 50S ribosomal protein L10: MAHVAEWKKKEVEELANLIKSYPVVALVDVSSMPAYPLSQMRRLIRENEGLLRVSRNTLIELAIKKAAQELGKPELEKLIDYIQGGAGILVTKMNPFKLYKFLQQNRQPAPAKPGAKVPKDVVIPAGPTPLAPGPIVGQMQAMGIPARIERGKVTIQKDTTVLKAGEVITPELANILNALGVQPLEVGLDLLAAYEDGIVYTPEVLAIDEQEYINMLQQAYMHAFNLAVNVAYPTPETIEAILQKAFLNAKAVAVEAGYITKETINDILGRAFRAMLLLAQQLPEDLLDEKTKELLSAQAQVAVAQQVEEKKEEEKVEEKEEEEEEASEEEALAGLSALFG; the protein is encoded by the coding sequence ATGGCCCACGTCGCTGAGTGGAAGAAGAAGGAAGTAGAAGAACTCGCTAATTTGATCAAGAGCTACCCAGTAGTTGCCCTAGTTGACGTTTCCTCAATGCCGGCTTATCCCCTCTCACAGATGAGAAGGCTGATTAGAGAGAACGAAGGTTTGCTCAGGGTTTCAAGGAACACGCTCATTGAATTAGCTATAAAGAAGGCTGCCCAGGAGCTTGGAAAGCCAGAGCTTGAAAAGTTAATTGACTACATTCAGGGTGGCGCTGGAATTCTAGTTACAAAGATGAACCCATTTAAGCTATACAAGTTCCTCCAGCAGAATAGGCAGCCAGCTCCGGCAAAACCAGGAGCTAAGGTTCCTAAGGACGTTGTTATTCCAGCAGGTCCAACCCCTCTAGCTCCTGGGCCAATAGTTGGTCAGATGCAGGCTATGGGAATTCCAGCGAGGATTGAGAGGGGTAAGGTAACAATACAGAAGGACACAACGGTTCTAAAAGCTGGAGAAGTTATAACTCCTGAGCTCGCCAACATACTCAACGCCCTTGGAGTTCAGCCTCTTGAAGTAGGTCTCGACCTTCTAGCTGCATACGAGGATGGAATAGTTTACACTCCAGAAGTTCTAGCTATTGACGAGCAAGAATATATCAACATGCTCCAGCAAGCTTATATGCATGCATTCAACCTGGCAGTAAACGTTGCATATCCAACGCCCGAAACAATTGAGGCAATCCTCCAGAAGGCATTCCTTAACGCCAAGGCCGTTGCGGTTGAGGCTGGCTACATTACAAAGGAGACAATCAACGATATCCTTGGCAGGGCTTTCAGGGCCATGTTATTGCTTGCTCAGCAGTTGCCTGAAGACTTACTAGATGAAAAGACCAAAGAACTTTTAAGTGCCCAGGCTCAAGTTGCCGTTGCACAACAGGTAGAGGAGAAGAAGGAAGAGGAGAAGGTTGAAGAGAAAGAAGAAGAGGAAGAGGAGGCCTCCGAGGAGGAGGCTCTTGCTGGATTAAGTGCCCTGTTTGGATGA
- a CDS encoding phosphatase PAP2 family protein — MRKILVSSFLLALIFILQVLGLLRGTNERIDTLLPSPNPGVLTILTALGGNLFFFAFVFFAIYLDVKKHGKLSKETLVFLLSAFLGLVIVGILKVALNEPRPRGYGGFSFPSGHAFRGGIIATYSSNRWKRFRIIAWTYAISVALTRLLLHVHWFSDVLFSLLLAPWIYNVVKVTQGTWLHLYRKIVRKLGISFLDIKL, encoded by the coding sequence ATGAGGAAAATCTTGGTAAGCTCATTTCTCTTGGCCTTAATTTTCATCCTCCAGGTTCTTGGCCTATTGAGAGGGACTAACGAGAGAATTGACACTCTCTTACCCTCCCCAAATCCTGGGGTGCTCACGATCTTAACGGCCTTAGGTGGTAATCTATTCTTTTTCGCCTTTGTCTTCTTTGCTATCTATCTGGACGTTAAGAAGCATGGAAAGCTCTCTAAGGAGACTCTTGTCTTTCTTCTTTCCGCATTTTTGGGCTTGGTAATTGTTGGAATCTTAAAAGTTGCATTAAATGAGCCCAGGCCCAGGGGATATGGAGGGTTTTCCTTCCCTTCTGGACATGCATTCAGGGGAGGAATTATAGCTACGTACTCATCCAATCGCTGGAAACGGTTTAGGATAATTGCATGGACATACGCCATTAGTGTTGCCCTTACGAGGCTTCTCCTCCACGTTCACTGGTTTAGCGATGTTCTCTTTAGTTTACTACTAGCTCCATGGATCTATAACGTGGTAAAGGTGACCCAGGGCACTTGGCTTCATCTCTACAGGAAAATAGTAAGGAAATTAGGAATTAGCTTTCTGGACATTAAGCTTTAG
- the rpl12p gene encoding 50S ribosomal protein P1, which yields MEYVYAALLLHSVGKEINEENLKAVLQAAGVTPDEARIKALVAALEGVNIDEVIEKAAMPVAVAAAPAAAPAEAGEEKKEEEKKEEEEKEEEVSEEEALAGLSALFG from the coding sequence ATGGAGTACGTGTATGCTGCTCTGCTCCTCCACAGCGTTGGAAAGGAGATAAATGAGGAGAACCTTAAGGCTGTCCTTCAGGCTGCTGGAGTTACACCAGATGAGGCTAGGATAAAGGCCCTCGTTGCTGCTCTTGAGGGAGTTAACATCGACGAGGTTATAGAGAAGGCTGCAATGCCCGTTGCAGTTGCCGCCGCCCCAGCAGCAGCTCCAGCAGAGGCTGGCGAAGAGAAGAAGGAAGAGGAGAAGAAGGAAGAAGAGGAGAAAGAGGAAGAGGTCTCAGAAGAAGAGGCCCTTGCAGGTCTCAGCGCTCTCTTCGGATGA